From Roseburia hominis, the proteins below share one genomic window:
- a CDS encoding MmcQ/YjbR family DNA-binding protein, with the protein MIIGGIHLIDIDNIFKYKVPDREKLLANGFVYADRVYTKDVFIMRKQFVVQISVTDTGAVHFKVFDTETNEEYVLVHVPGARGAFVGDVRKACEKVLIEVSNKCFHTELLRAEQTRRIVEFIKENYGAEPEFLWEKYPNYAAFRNRENEKWFAVIMTIDRSKLGLPGHGNIEIIDLKDIPDNVEQRIDENVFFKAYHMNKKHWYTICLDGSVSDEQIKNLSMTLPENAVFSRALKNFHFLSGSFSFMTIFRDFQFFFDKITE; encoded by the coding sequence ATGATAATTGGAGGAATACATTTGATTGACATAGATAATATTTTCAAATATAAAGTTCCGGATAGGGAGAAACTCCTTGCGAATGGCTTCGTATATGCTGACAGAGTATACACAAAGGATGTGTTTATTATGCGAAAACAGTTTGTTGTTCAAATATCTGTGACAGATACAGGAGCTGTACATTTTAAGGTTTTCGATACAGAAACCAATGAAGAATATGTTCTTGTTCATGTTCCAGGTGCCAGGGGCGCATTTGTCGGCGATGTCCGAAAGGCTTGTGAAAAAGTGCTCATTGAGGTTTCAAACAAATGTTTTCATACAGAACTTCTCAGAGCAGAACAAACCAGAAGAATTGTTGAATTCATCAAGGAAAACTATGGTGCAGAGCCTGAGTTTCTTTGGGAAAAATACCCTAATTATGCGGCATTCCGAAACAGGGAAAATGAAAAATGGTTTGCTGTCATCATGACGATAGACAGATCGAAACTCGGCCTGCCAGGGCATGGAAATATTGAAATTATCGACTTAAAAGATATTCCGGATAATGTGGAACAGCGTATTGATGAAAATGTTTTCTTTAAGGCATATCATATGAACAAAAAACACTGGTACACCATTTGCCTGGACGGAAGTGTTTCAGATGAACAAATCAAAAATTTATCTATGACTCTCCCTGAAAACGCTGTATTTTCAAGGGCACTGAAAAACTTCCATTTTTTAAGTGGGAGTTTTTCTTTTATGACAATTTTTCGTGATTTTCAGTTCTTTTTCGATAAGATTACAGAATAA
- a CDS encoding DUF3021 domain-containing protein, whose product MKKKIVLRSILGFPIGIAIGYLITIFISLGWANGYYSPCVPELISAMGNEINAVVLQALLCGLLGTGFAASSVIWEIENWSIIKQTGIYFIIISVIMLPIAYFAYWMEHSIVGVFSYFGIFAFIFAFIWIIQFVIGKHNVRKMNKNLHNVKGSKDE is encoded by the coding sequence ATGAAAAAGAAAATAGTCTTGCGCAGTATTTTGGGATTTCCTATTGGAATTGCTATCGGATATTTAATCACTATATTCATTTCTCTTGGTTGGGCGAATGGATATTATTCGCCTTGTGTACCTGAACTAATCTCCGCAATGGGAAACGAAATCAATGCAGTTGTTTTACAGGCGCTTCTCTGCGGATTATTGGGTACTGGTTTTGCGGCAAGTTCAGTAATATGGGAAATAGAAAATTGGAGTATCATAAAGCAAACTGGAATTTACTTTATTATTATTTCTGTAATAATGTTGCCGATTGCATATTTTGCGTACTGGATGGAGCATAGCATTGTCGGGGTTTTCAGCTATTTTGGGATTTTTGCTTTCATATTTGCTTTTATTTGGATTATACAATTTGTGATCGGAAAGCATAATGTAAGAAAAATGAATAAAAACCTGCATAATGTAAAAGGTAGCAAGGATGAATAA
- a CDS encoding DUF4097 family beta strand repeat-containing protein, translating to MNRIETKIIIMVTNQLAAAKDSDAKTEMIEELSENLYQRYLELTQQGMPEDTALTTTMESLGDVEELLAFLRETETDTQENICAENAYGENTREETSEEQTDSDQDETHRENWTSEFKKDLGSGIDAFVNIAQATAKVAHTTVKATADCARDVAKEVSEQWKERYPDGVFSQYETPKGEKVDCTAVQVTDTLHSLDIRLMNGDLTLRLENAEDTLLKVEGDTQEVETFLREDGVLSIVQENTASASFFFLRGMRRCDIIVTIPKKMWNQIKISTTNGDVQIEDGLECRELHLSTASGDLQIGDLLCDQVTCYSGSGDLDLKNLTGNLYATTKSGDASVQGHLGRCELRSTSGDVEFHGESQEIKCSSTSGDVEIDLENIPPSVNLISTSGDCEVRIPWSDNMHINYRTVSGDFTTNLPLTTNMTKRRGEMTLGNGSDSQIQISSTSGDIEIYVK from the coding sequence ATGAATCGAATTGAGACAAAGATTATCATTATGGTAACAAACCAACTGGCAGCCGCGAAGGACAGCGATGCCAAGACAGAGATGATTGAAGAATTAAGCGAGAACCTGTACCAGCGCTATCTGGAACTGACGCAACAGGGCATGCCGGAAGACACAGCGCTCACAACAACAATGGAAAGCTTAGGAGATGTAGAAGAACTGCTCGCCTTTTTACGCGAGACAGAGACTGATACACAAGAAAATATATGCGCTGAAAATGCATATGGCGAAAATACACGCGAAGAAACCAGTGAAGAACAGACCGACTCTGACCAGGATGAAACCCACCGCGAGAACTGGACCTCCGAATTCAAAAAAGATCTGGGAAGCGGAATCGACGCTTTTGTAAACATCGCACAGGCAACCGCAAAAGTTGCCCATACGACAGTAAAAGCCACTGCCGATTGTGCACGGGATGTGGCAAAAGAAGTATCTGAACAGTGGAAAGAACGTTACCCGGACGGCGTATTTTCCCAATATGAAACGCCAAAAGGGGAAAAAGTAGACTGCACCGCCGTCCAGGTGACGGATACCCTCCATTCTCTGGACATCCGTCTGATGAACGGCGACCTTACTCTCCGCCTTGAAAACGCCGAAGACACCTTACTCAAAGTAGAAGGCGACACCCAGGAAGTAGAGACCTTCCTGCGCGAAGACGGAGTATTATCCATTGTCCAGGAAAACACAGCCAGCGCCTCCTTCTTCTTCCTGCGCGGTATGCGCCGATGCGACATCATAGTTACAATACCAAAGAAAATGTGGAACCAAATCAAAATTTCCACAACAAACGGAGATGTCCAGATAGAAGACGGCCTTGAATGCAGAGAACTGCACTTAAGTACAGCCAGCGGCGACCTCCAAATCGGAGATTTGCTCTGCGACCAGGTAACCTGCTATTCCGGCAGTGGCGATTTGGACCTGAAAAATCTGACCGGCAACCTATATGCGACGACCAAAAGCGGCGACGCATCCGTACAAGGCCATCTGGGACGCTGCGAACTCCGCTCCACCAGCGGAGACGTAGAATTTCACGGAGAAAGCCAGGAAATCAAGTGCTCCAGCACCAGCGGAGACGTAGAGATCGACTTAGAAAACATACCGCCAAGCGTCAATCTCATCTCAACCTCCGGAGATTGCGAAGTAAGAATCCCCTGGTCAGACAATATGCACATTAACTACCGAACCGTCAGCGGAGATTTCACAACAAACCTCCCCCTGACAACCAACATGACAAAACGCCGGGGCGAAATGACCCTAGGCAACGGCTCCGACTCCCAAATCCAAATATCCAGCACCAGCGGAGACATCGAAATCTATGTAAAGTAG
- a CDS encoding LytTR family DNA-binding domain-containing protein, whose translation MQLEVKIDSSYIEPKVIILTASMTEDVNIILNKLSDQAPQIISGSKDNKIEVIEQADLIRIYASSGKVFAVTHKGEYALRLRLYEIEERLPPHQFVRISNSEIINLKKVNNFDLSFTGTICVKLANGTITYVSRRYVSKLKKILGI comes from the coding sequence ATGCAGCTCGAAGTAAAAATAGACAGCTCATATATTGAGCCTAAAGTAATTATATTGACTGCTTCTATGACGGAAGATGTTAATATCATATTGAACAAGTTATCAGATCAGGCGCCGCAGATTATTTCAGGAAGCAAGGATAATAAAATTGAAGTTATAGAACAGGCAGATTTGATTCGGATTTATGCAAGCTCTGGAAAAGTTTTTGCCGTTACCCATAAAGGCGAATACGCACTGCGCCTTCGGCTATACGAAATAGAGGAACGGTTGCCACCCCATCAGTTTGTCCGTATCTCCAATTCAGAAATCATTAATCTGAAAAAGGTCAATAACTTTGACTTGAGCTTTACAGGCACAATTTGCGTTAAATTAGCAAACGGTACAATAACATATGTATCCAGACGCTATGTTTCAAAACTCAAAAAAATATTAGGAATATGA
- a CDS encoding AAA family ATPase, producing the protein MEVRKKKLPIGIENFEKLQTEDFYYVDKTKLIKELLEHWAEVNLFTRPRRFGKSLNMSMLKNFFELGGNKEIFSKLEISKEVSLCEEYMGKFPVILVSLKGINAATYEKACDMAVQVINGEARRFQYLLESECLTSYDKAAFSALLEPDMSEAVLCSSLKVLSELLERHHRRKVILLIDEYDVPLAKAFEWGYYEQMVLFLRNMFEHALKTNDSLKFAVLTGCMHISKESIFTGLNNLKVLSVAEVQFDEYFGFTDGEVREMLEYYGLSAHYDEMKEWYDGYQFGNVQVYCPWDVINYCDALRADHDAQPKNYWSNTSGNEAVRRFVQEADKGALKREIEKLVAGEAITKEIRQELTYKDMYASVDNLWSVLFTTGYLTQRGKPEGDSFHLVIPNIEIRKIFTTQIMEFFKENVPKNGEALKDFCKALKNGEPEAVEKRLGEYLKRTISIRDTFVKKQMKENFYHGILLGILGFQDTWSVSSNKESGDGYSDILVETDDGETGIVLEVKYAKDGRLDAACREAVEQIEYKGDEEELLSEGVSQILKYGIAFYKKKCKVILADSDYSLQQSPGYK; encoded by the coding sequence ATGGAAGTCAGGAAAAAGAAACTTCCCATAGGCATAGAGAATTTTGAAAAATTACAAACAGAAGATTTTTATTATGTGGATAAGACAAAGCTCATCAAGGAACTGCTTGAACACTGGGCAGAGGTGAATCTTTTTACACGGCCCAGAAGATTTGGAAAGTCATTGAATATGAGTATGCTGAAAAATTTCTTTGAGTTAGGTGGAAATAAAGAAATTTTCAGCAAACTGGAAATCTCGAAGGAAGTTTCTCTGTGTGAAGAATACATGGGAAAATTTCCTGTGATATTGGTTTCTTTGAAAGGCATCAATGCGGCGACTTATGAGAAAGCGTGTGATATGGCGGTTCAGGTCATTAACGGGGAGGCGAGGAGATTCCAGTATCTTTTGGAAAGCGAGTGCCTTACTTCTTATGACAAGGCAGCATTTTCTGCGCTGCTTGAGCCAGACATGAGTGAAGCTGTTTTGTGCAGCAGTCTGAAAGTTTTGTCAGAGCTTCTTGAGCGGCACCATAGACGCAAAGTAATCTTGCTGATTGATGAGTATGATGTACCATTGGCAAAAGCATTTGAGTGGGGATATTACGAGCAGATGGTGTTATTTCTCCGGAATATGTTTGAACATGCACTAAAAACGAACGATAGCCTTAAGTTCGCAGTATTGACAGGCTGTATGCATATCTCAAAAGAGAGTATTTTTACCGGGCTTAATAATTTAAAGGTTCTGTCTGTAGCAGAGGTGCAGTTTGATGAATATTTCGGGTTTACAGACGGGGAAGTGAGAGAAATGCTGGAATATTACGGGTTATCTGCTCATTATGATGAGATGAAGGAATGGTATGACGGCTATCAGTTTGGAAATGTTCAGGTATATTGCCCGTGGGATGTGATAAACTATTGTGACGCTCTGCGGGCAGACCATGATGCACAGCCCAAGAATTACTGGTCGAATACCAGTGGTAATGAGGCTGTAAGGCGTTTCGTTCAGGAAGCGGACAAAGGAGCTCTCAAACGTGAGATTGAGAAATTGGTTGCCGGTGAAGCGATCACAAAGGAAATTCGTCAGGAACTGACGTATAAAGATATGTATGCTTCTGTTGATAATCTGTGGAGTGTCCTGTTTACCACAGGCTATCTTACACAGCGGGGAAAGCCCGAGGGAGACAGTTTTCATCTGGTGATTCCCAATATTGAAATCAGGAAAATCTTTACGACACAGATCATGGAATTCTTTAAAGAGAATGTTCCTAAAAATGGGGAAGCTCTGAAAGATTTCTGCAAAGCATTAAAAAACGGAGAACCGGAGGCGGTAGAAAAACGGCTGGGCGAGTATCTGAAGCGGACGATCAGTATTCGCGATACCTTTGTGAAAAAGCAGATGAAGGAGAATTTCTACCATGGTATTCTGTTAGGGATATTGGGCTTTCAGGATACGTGGAGTGTCTCTTCCAATAAGGAGTCCGGGGATGGGTATAGCGATATCCTGGTGGAGACAGATGATGGTGAAACCGGCATTGTACTTGAAGTAAAGTATGCTAAGGACGGCAGACTGGATGCGGCCTGTAGAGAAGCTGTAGAACAGATTGAATATAAGGGGGATGAGGAGGAACTTCTCAGCGAAGGAGTCAGTCAAATTTTGAAATACGGAATTGCCTTCTATAAAAAGAAATGTAAGGTTATTCTTGCAGACTCTGATTATAGTCTGCAGCAAAGTCCCGGATACAAATAA
- a CDS encoding beta-propeller domain-containing protein, with amino-acid sequence MTEMEKKVLEALSQAGEEIVVPESLRPENIEKMLLEVEEKKKGEMLKLKKKRRTVLGLAAACAVLVAGVIYAGVSRSVGTEVNSGTEKDELKIKSQIASAGSYDEVREYFEEYQKSMDEANSSSSGIAEFLGVRPDSEEKTSAGAEVDMAKTESVQDLGTGVDSMSNTAAGGFSDTNVRTEGVGEADIVKTDGKYLYTLQDNAREIAIVDTTTDTMKKVGIIESGDQGQITEFYVNGKQVFVLSTTNITRFDKDGNELYYGDLTQLETFDVSDITNPELTARITQSGYYQSSRYVGDYLYLFSNYYIYDTSDVGSPENYIPYVDNKLVEDKDIYLPPIHSANQYLVVSSVNINDPTKVVDQKAVLSEYGELYVSPENIYIYENTWSNSLARNELSNIGRTILRKISYKDGKLEGVAQTKVDGRLNDSFSIDEYEGNLRVITTIDGVETTSNAVFVLDKDLRIIGKIKNLAKDERVYSARLFGDIGYFVTYRETDPLFTVDFSDPTSPKIIGSLKIPGFSEYLHFFGENQLLGIGMDTDEKSGVTNGMKISMFDITDPTDVKEVQKYTIEEAYYSDVFNDYRAALIDYDKNLIGFSVSADREMYYVFSYDKTNGFNLDMKEEVNGNSWLVTRGVYIEDKLYVVKGNAVESYRLGSFEKVDDILL; translated from the coding sequence ATGACAGAAATGGAAAAAAAGGTTCTGGAGGCGCTTAGTCAGGCAGGGGAAGAAATTGTGGTGCCGGAAAGTTTGCGCCCGGAGAATATTGAGAAGATGCTGCTGGAAGTGGAAGAAAAGAAGAAGGGGGAAATGTTAAAGTTGAAAAAGAAACGCAGAACAGTTCTCGGACTTGCGGCTGCCTGCGCTGTTTTGGTGGCGGGGGTGATTTATGCAGGAGTGTCCCGTTCCGTGGGAACAGAAGTGAATTCGGGTACAGAGAAAGATGAACTTAAGATCAAGAGCCAGATTGCATCAGCCGGGAGCTATGATGAGGTACGCGAATATTTTGAAGAATACCAGAAGAGTATGGATGAAGCGAATTCATCAAGCTCGGGGATCGCAGAGTTCTTGGGAGTCAGGCCGGACAGCGAAGAAAAAACGAGTGCTGGGGCCGAAGTCGATATGGCAAAAACAGAATCAGTACAGGATTTGGGTACGGGCGTGGACTCAATGAGCAATACCGCAGCCGGCGGATTCTCCGATACGAATGTGCGGACGGAAGGAGTCGGCGAGGCAGATATCGTAAAGACGGATGGAAAATATTTGTATACGCTTCAGGATAATGCAAGGGAAATCGCGATAGTCGATACCACAACGGACACGATGAAAAAGGTGGGAATCATCGAGTCGGGCGATCAGGGGCAGATTACGGAATTCTATGTGAACGGGAAGCAGGTATTCGTGCTTTCCACCACGAATATTACCCGTTTTGATAAGGACGGAAATGAATTGTATTACGGGGATCTAACACAGCTTGAGACCTTTGACGTTTCTGATATAACAAATCCTGAGCTTACGGCGCGTATAACCCAGAGCGGATATTATCAAAGTTCTCGATATGTGGGCGATTACCTGTATCTGTTCAGTAATTATTATATATATGATACTTCTGATGTAGGTTCACCGGAGAATTATATTCCTTACGTGGACAACAAGCTCGTGGAAGATAAGGATATTTACCTGCCGCCAATCCATTCGGCGAATCAGTATCTGGTGGTGTCGTCAGTTAACATCAATGATCCGACCAAGGTAGTCGATCAGAAAGCGGTTTTGTCAGAATATGGTGAACTGTATGTAAGTCCCGAGAATATCTACATTTATGAGAATACCTGGAGTAATTCCCTTGCCAGAAATGAATTGTCGAATATCGGCAGAACGATTCTCCGGAAGATTTCCTATAAAGATGGAAAGCTGGAGGGCGTGGCGCAGACGAAGGTAGACGGAAGGTTAAACGACAGCTTTAGCATTGATGAATATGAAGGGAATCTGCGCGTGATCACGACGATTGACGGGGTAGAGACTACGAGCAATGCGGTATTTGTACTGGATAAGGATCTGAGAATTATAGGAAAGATTAAAAATCTTGCAAAAGATGAACGTGTTTATTCTGCGAGACTTTTCGGAGATATCGGTTATTTTGTGACTTATCGTGAGACAGACCCGCTGTTTACCGTGGATTTCTCCGATCCGACGAGCCCGAAGATTATTGGAAGTCTTAAGATTCCGGGATTCTCCGAGTATCTTCATTTCTTCGGGGAAAATCAGCTTCTTGGAATTGGAATGGATACCGATGAGAAGAGCGGAGTGACGAACGGGATGAAAATATCCATGTTTGATATTACGGATCCGACGGATGTAAAGGAGGTTCAGAAATATACGATTGAGGAGGCCTATTATTCTGATGTGTTCAATGATTACCGGGCAGCTCTTATCGACTATGACAAGAATTTGATTGGATTTTCGGTCAGTGCTGACAGGGAGATGTATTATGTGTTCAGTTATGATAAGACGAATGGCTTTAATCTGGACATGAAAGAGGAAGTGAACGGGAATTCCTGGCTGGTGACCAGAGGGGTGTATATTGAGGATAAATTGTATGTGGTGAAAGGGAATGCAGTGGAAAGTTATCGGTTGGGGAGTTTTGAGAAGGTTGATGATATTTTGTTGTAG
- a CDS encoding DUF6198 family protein, with protein sequence MMSKKEVFRRYIVFILGLFFAGVGVAFTKHGDSGVSPISSVANVISIKFPVMTLGNWLIVWNCVLIVGQVLILRRNFKMYQLFQIPLSFLFGWFTDFGMWLASFIPTPNYIAKLVILLLGIVILSLGISLSVIANVIMNSGEALVKAISDTIHKEFGYVKVAFDVACVIVAVGLSVIFFRGKIVGTREGTIISALLTGLVVKFITKHIRGFVMKAIEYKL encoded by the coding sequence ATGATGAGTAAGAAAGAAGTGTTCAGAAGATATATAGTTTTTATTCTGGGTTTGTTCTTTGCAGGCGTAGGCGTGGCTTTTACGAAACATGGTGATTCGGGAGTATCCCCCATATCTTCCGTAGCAAATGTCATAAGCATTAAATTTCCTGTTATGACCCTGGGAAATTGGTTGATTGTATGGAATTGTGTTTTAATTGTGGGGCAGGTTCTGATACTGCGTCGTAATTTTAAGATGTATCAACTTTTTCAGATTCCTCTATCATTTCTTTTCGGCTGGTTTACTGACTTTGGAATGTGGTTGGCATCATTTATTCCTACGCCGAATTATATTGCCAAGCTGGTAATTCTGCTCTTAGGAATCGTTATATTGTCGCTCGGTATTTCTCTATCTGTTATTGCAAATGTAATCATGAATTCCGGCGAAGCTCTTGTCAAGGCAATTTCTGATACAATACATAAGGAATTCGGATATGTTAAGGTTGCTTTTGACGTGGCTTGTGTTATTGTGGCTGTAGGCTTGTCGGTTATTTTCTTCCGGGGAAAGATTGTCGGAACCAGAGAAGGAACGATTATATCGGCGCTTCTTACAGGGTTGGTGGTAAAATTTATCACAAAACATATTCGTGGATTTGTTATGAAGGCAATTGAATATAAGTTGTGA
- a CDS encoding helix-turn-helix transcriptional regulator: MSISSDTLRGYTDTIILTQLMAKDSYGYEINKSVQQRTGGKYEFKEATLYTAFKRLSQNGLITSYWGEEGTGARRRYYKITEEGKRQWEEHHRKWQETRGLLDALLTVEVDYESN, from the coding sequence TTGTCAATTTCATCAGATACCCTGCGCGGCTATACCGACACAATCATTCTCACCCAATTGATGGCAAAAGACAGCTACGGCTATGAGATCAATAAGAGTGTCCAGCAGCGTACCGGCGGAAAATACGAATTTAAAGAGGCGACCCTCTATACAGCATTTAAACGTCTGAGTCAAAATGGCCTCATCACATCCTATTGGGGCGAAGAGGGGACCGGGGCCAGACGGCGTTATTATAAGATTACTGAAGAAGGAAAAAGGCAGTGGGAGGAACACCACCGCAAGTGGCAGGAAACCCGCGGGCTTTTAGACGCATTGCTTACAGTGGAGGTAGATTATGAATCGAATTGA
- a CDS encoding IS1182 family transposase yields the protein MLKDHSQLKLSLSPYQGIYDAIIPANHLLRRIKENIDFSFVNPMLRKHYCENFGRPAKEPEMMFKLLFLKKLYDLSDETLISSAQTDMAYKFFLDLEPEEKMIDPSLLTKFRKTRITEDILEEMLKETIQQALDKGLIKSGTIIVDSTHTTASVRAKSPTQILRDMSKQLRKEIYKNAFELSERFPEKPSLEAGLDEEIAYTKELLQVLEEGIETCENQKIQKISKEMKELLENEEIREIRSKDDKDARFGHKTATSTFYGYKNHLAMTEGRLIAGISVTDGGAPDGQELPKLIEKAQKNGIKVTEVIGDMAYVSDDNLEVCGKEIALIARTNTAVAAAANGNLAEGFCFNKDAGLLQCPAGELSMRVEKRAAKNGNTYLRYIFSKVKCRKCPQRENCRVGKSNSKERSYSITQASAKNMERLKFEESEYFQERMKIRHRIEEKNGELKEAHGLRRADSRGLFAMHVQMYFTAFTANVKRIVRLQELAMA from the coding sequence ATGTTGAAAGACCATTCACAGTTGAAACTTTCATTATCACCCTATCAGGGGATTTATGATGCAATCATTCCAGCAAATCATCTTTTGCGTAGAATTAAAGAAAATATAGATTTTAGTTTTGTAAATCCAATGCTCCGTAAACACTATTGTGAAAATTTCGGGCGGCCGGCGAAAGAACCGGAGATGATGTTTAAACTGCTTTTTCTGAAAAAGCTGTACGATCTGTCCGATGAAACCCTGATCAGTAGTGCTCAGACAGACATGGCATATAAATTTTTTCTGGATCTGGAACCAGAAGAAAAAATGATAGATCCCAGTCTTCTGACGAAATTCAGAAAGACCCGCATCACGGAAGATATTCTGGAGGAAATGCTGAAAGAAACAATCCAGCAGGCTCTGGACAAAGGTCTAATCAAATCGGGAACGATTATCGTGGATTCTACCCACACAACTGCATCCGTCCGAGCGAAATCCCCCACACAAATCCTGAGGGATATGAGTAAACAACTTCGGAAAGAGATTTATAAAAATGCTTTTGAATTATCAGAAAGATTTCCAGAGAAACCATCTTTGGAAGCAGGATTGGACGAAGAGATCGCCTATACGAAGGAACTGCTCCAGGTTCTGGAGGAAGGGATAGAAACCTGTGAAAATCAAAAGATACAGAAAATCTCTAAAGAGATGAAAGAACTGCTTGAGAACGAAGAGATCAGAGAGATCCGTTCCAAAGATGATAAAGATGCACGGTTTGGGCACAAAACGGCGACCAGTACGTTTTATGGGTATAAGAATCATCTCGCAATGACAGAAGGCCGTCTGATTGCTGGGATAAGTGTAACAGATGGAGGAGCACCGGATGGTCAGGAATTGCCGAAACTGATAGAAAAAGCACAGAAAAATGGAATAAAAGTAACAGAAGTTATCGGAGATATGGCTTATGTCAGTGATGATAATCTGGAAGTATGCGGAAAAGAGATTGCACTGATTGCCCGAACAAATACAGCTGTAGCGGCGGCTGCAAACGGAAACCTTGCGGAGGGGTTCTGTTTCAATAAAGATGCAGGGTTGCTGCAATGTCCTGCCGGAGAGCTTTCCATGCGAGTGGAAAAGAGAGCTGCCAAAAACGGGAACACCTATTTAAGATATATATTTAGCAAAGTTAAGTGCCGGAAATGCCCGCAAAGAGAAAACTGCCGTGTAGGAAAATCAAACTCAAAAGAACGAAGTTACAGTATCACGCAGGCAAGCGCGAAAAACATGGAAAGGCTTAAATTTGAAGAAAGTGAATACTTCCAAGAGAGAATGAAAATCCGGCATAGGATAGAAGAAAAGAATGGAGAATTAAAAGAAGCCCACGGTTTGCGCAGAGCAGATTCAAGAGGGTTATTTGCTATGCATGTTCAAATGTATTTTACCGCATTTACAGCAAATGTAAAAAGGATAGTAAGATTACAGGAATTGGCTATGGCTTAA